The nucleotide sequence GCCATCTGCAGCTGTTCGCCTTTGGGAACATATATTTCTGTATACTCCCCAGTCCCAAATAAATCAACACGCGAGCTTATCATCCAGTACAGTCCTGCTATAAAAATAAAAGGGATTATCACTGCAGCCACTCGCAGGAGGGTGCGGCGCAGCTTGCGTCCGTTTATCTGTTGCATAATCTGCTTGTGCATCTTATCCGACGGAACTTCCGAAGTATCCATATACAGTTCGCCCTCGCGTTCCATTCCAGCAAAATCGTCGTCCATTACGCGCGACAATACCTCCTGACCATCGTCGGTTGCCAGCCAACGTGCTACTTTGGAGGGTGAGGCCACTTTAGCTATTTCACCGATATCTTTTTTTAGGTCTTTATTTTCAGCTTTGTCCATATTCTTATCCTATAGTATATAGATTGACACAAATCAGGAGTAAATGGGTGATAAAGAAAAGAAATATTAACATTTTGCTCATGCACTCCTTTAGTTTCTGTATGCTTTGCAGGTAGTGAGTCTTTACCGTGTTGATGCTTATATTCAGCTTATCGGCAATTTCCTGGTTGGTTAACGTTCCCTCCATCTTGAGCATGCAGACAACCCTTTTCTGTTCCGGCAGACTGGCAATGGCTTTGTAGAGCATGGCCATCTGTTCTTTCTTATCTATTTTATCGTCCAAATCCTCACAGTAATCTTGCTTAGCTTCCGCCAGTTCGTAATTTCTCACAAACGTGGTATTTTCGCTTCGGATCAGATTCAGTATATGATTTTTTATCATCGTATAGAGATAGTTGCGCAGACTGATATTCACATAAATATCCGCATGAATCTCCCACAAATGGACAAACACCTGTTGCACTGCATCTTCGGCCATATCGCGGCTTTCGAGATGACGCAGCGCAAAAGCGTACAGCAAGCGGTGATATTTTTCGTATATGACTTCGAAAGCCTTACCATCACCTTGCTGCAATTTACTAAACAACTCCCGATCATCCATTTCCGTAATCGAATACATTTTTTCCTTTTAGATGATCCGGTAAAAATAAGCAATATAAACACTATTACAGAATTTTTTACAACTATTATTCTGTTACAAAAAAAGAGAGAGCTGGTCCGTACACAAACCTGTTCTCTCTTTTTACTGTCAGTACATCGGTATTCTACTTCTGGCGGGTGAAGTTAACTGTCCATACTTCCTTGTTGTTTTTGTACCAGGTTTGTTTGGCGGTGTTGTCTTTCCCAAACTCGATCGTCGACTTCGACGCTGCGTTGTCCGGGTTGCCAATATCGTTTATCATAACTGTGTTCACTGTATTTTTAGAAGTAAACCACCAGGCATAAATAACCGGGTCGGCCCCTTTTATCTGTTCCGTCTCTATAAACTTGCCGCTTCGTTTATCGAACACAACGGTCGACTTCCCTTCTGCTACGGGTTTTCCTTTTACCATCATTTTAAGATCAAAAAGCAAGGCATTATCTTTGTAAATACCATTGGTAGACCATACGTAGGAAGTATCCGCGCCCATATCGCCTTTCCAGGTGCCGGTAAATTGTTTAATAAGCACCAACTGTTTAAGACCACCCGTTCCTTTGTCCGAAACAGGTCTGGTGACAAATGTTTCCGATCCAAACACCATCTTCCACCCTTTGTCCGTGTTTTTAAAGAGCATAGTCCAGATACCCGATTCATCAAGGGTAACACGTCCATCTTTGTAAAATACCGTATCCGAATAGTTTGCCGCATACAGCACGCTCGAATTATCCGGAAAAGTAAATTTCTCGTCCAACAATGTAATCTTCTGACTGGTCATTTCGGCAAACATGAGTTTTACTATTTCAACAAATTCCTTATAATCTACCGAACCTCCATTAACCATGTAAAGAAAGTCGGGCGACTCCTGAATAGTGCCAATCAGCGCATCGGCATTTACCTCGTTACAGGCTTTACGAATCTCGTCGGCAACCGCTTTCACCTCGCCCTGAATTTTGTCTTTTTCGGCTTTTGTGAGCGAAGGAGTTGTTTGCGTGGTGCAAGCAAATAAAGGAAGGAGCAATAAAAAAATACAAGCTTCGTTTTCATAAAATTTAGTTTTTAGTATTCTATTGCTGACGGGTAAAGGTGGCAGACCAAACCTCCTTATTGTTTTTGTACCAGGTTTGCTTAATTTTATCTTTCGATTCAAAATTAATTGTAAACTTTTCGGTGGCCTTGTCGGGATTGGCAATATCCTGAATCATAAAAATATCCACCTTGTCTTTCGCAGTAAACCACCATGTATAAACAGCCGGAGGGGTACCTTTTAGATATTCCGTTTCAATAAACTTATCGGTTTTCTTATCATACACCAGCGAACTTCTTCCTTCAGACAGGGTTTTCGCTTTACTCATCGTTTTCATAATGAAAGTAGCCGCATTATTCACAATTTTACCGTCGTACGACCAAACTAACAGAGTGTCTTTTCCCACTTCACCCTTCCATGTGCCGGTATATTGTTTAAGCAGCTTTAGCTGATTAAGGCCGTTCGTTCCGTCGCCGGAAACGTTCCTTGCAGTATAAGACTCGAAACCGGATATCATCTTCCATGTATTGTCTGTCTTTTTAAACAGCATCGACCATGATCCGGACTCCGAAATTCTGACGTATCCGTTTTTGTAATTCTCTAATGCAGAGAATTCGGCCACATACAATACACTCGAATTGTCCGGGAACGAGTAATTTTCACTCAGAATGTTTATCTTCTGACCTGCAAGTAACCCATGCATCGATTTTACTTCAGTTTCATATTCCGTATAATTCAGCGCATGTCCATTCAAAACATACCTAAACTCTGGAGAGTGGAGAGCAACAGCAATCACCTGATCGGAATTCACTTCATTGCAGTTTTTAATAAGCCCGTCGACAATCGTTTTAACTTCGGTTTTCATTTTGTCTTTATCCGTCTCGGAAAGCTTTCCTTCCTTGGTGGAGCATGAAAAAACGAAGGGTAAAAGCAGTAACAAAAATACAAGTTTCGTTTTCATAAGATTTAGTTTAAAAAGGCATATCAGATCACAGAATCCACTTAAACTAAAACAATTAGCAAACTTTATTTGTTTGATGAATCATTTATCAAAATTGTATTATCTTTGCTTACAACCACAAATTTATTCATCACAAAATGAAAATCTTATGATCAAAAAAGCTTTATTTATCCTTATCGCCGGCATTAGTTTTGCGGCATGTACCAGCACCACAGTAAAAGAAGAAACTGAAACAACAGTAAAAGAAGCAGAAACCAAGGTAGCCGATGCCATTACCGGTGCAAGCAGCGAGCCAGCCACTGTACTTGCTATTTCGAAAGAAGAAGGCCTTACCAAAGTGTCCGATTTTCTGAAGGATTGTCATCCTTATTTTCTGGCTACCATCGAAAACGATGCGCCGGCAGTACGCCCCATCGGCATAGCTCTTAACTACGACGGAAAGCTTTGGTTCCACATCGGCGAACAAAAAGCATCTTTCCGGCAAATAAAGAATAATCCAAATGTACAGATAGCTTCCGTAAATTCAAAAGGCCAATGTATGAGGATATTTGGCAAGGCAGTAATTATGGACAACGACTCCGTCGATAAAATTGTATTTGATAAATACCCCAACCTAAAAGAGATGTACAATACAGGCGATAAACAAAAGTTGGGACACTTCTACATCAGCGAAGGCATAGCCAATCTCCCCACCGATTCGGGCACAGTGATTGTTAAGTTCTAAAAAAATAAAAGAGGAGGCGTATGCTTCCTCTTTTTATTTTATATATTTGCCCAACGCAAACTAAAAATCTAATACAACTGATTCATGAAAAAAAAATTGAAGTGCTTACTTATCCTG is from uncultured Macellibacteroides sp. and encodes:
- a CDS encoding RNA polymerase sigma-70 factor codes for the protein MYSITEMDDRELFSKLQQGDGKAFEVIYEKYHRLLYAFALRHLESRDMAEDAVQQVFVHLWEIHADIYVNISLRNYLYTMIKNHILNLIRSENTTFVRNYELAEAKQDYCEDLDDKIDKKEQMAMLYKAIASLPEQKRVVCMLKMEGTLTNQEIADKLNISINTVKTHYLQSIQKLKECMSKMLIFLFFITHLLLICVNLYTIG
- a CDS encoding nuclear transport factor 2 family protein encodes the protein MNRKIKLSKPGTKTIRRFGLPPLPVSNRILKTKFYENEACIFLLLLPLFACTTQTTPSLTKAEKDKIQGEVKAVADEIRKACNEVNADALIGTIQESPDFLYMVNGGSVDYKEFVEIVKLMFAEMTSQKITLLDEKFTFPDNSSVLYAANYSDTVFYKDGRVTLDESGIWTMLFKNTDKGWKMVFGSETFVTRPVSDKGTGGLKQLVLIKQFTGTWKGDMGADTSYVWSTNGIYKDNALLFDLKMMVKGKPVAEGKSTVVFDKRSGKFIETEQIKGADPVIYAWWFTSKNTVNTVMINDIGNPDNAASKSTIEFGKDNTAKQTWYKNNKEVWTVNFTRQK
- a CDS encoding pyridoxamine 5'-phosphate oxidase family protein, with the translated sequence MIKKALFILIAGISFAACTSTTVKEETETTVKEAETKVADAITGASSEPATVLAISKEEGLTKVSDFLKDCHPYFLATIENDAPAVRPIGIALNYDGKLWFHIGEQKASFRQIKNNPNVQIASVNSKGQCMRIFGKAVIMDNDSVDKIVFDKYPNLKEMYNTGDKQKLGHFYISEGIANLPTDSGTVIVKF